In the Hydractinia symbiolongicarpus strain clone_291-10 chromosome 13, HSymV2.1, whole genome shotgun sequence genome, TTTTTGCAATGCACTGAAAGAAAGCTTAATTGAAACATTGAGTtttttatattgaagaagaactactttgttcatcactaacgtactgccaagcagtgagcgggattcgatccgcggtccccagaactgggaggcgcagacgaacccactacactacgtgcggcaatatgttagtgatgaactcagatattttatccggatggtgtgtattacatatgtgaatatttatcatagcacatccgtatttcattcttaactgttaagaatgaaatacgggtgtgctatgataaatatttgtCTATGTATTGAGTTTTTTGTTtcgctttttaaatattttaagtaaattttgagGAAGAAAATATCTCTTTCTGGAGAACAACGCATAATAGAGCATGCAAAGCATTCATTACAAAGGTGTGCATGAAGGTACATCACGTCAGATAGTCAATATAGTGTAGATTTTGGACCAATGCGTATATGTGCGATGTAGGATAGGTGAGATAATATTATAATGTTTAAGCATATAGTGAgacattgatttcatttttttttatgtatatactgCTTTAGTTACGTCCTTTAGTTACTGCTTTTGCGACGTCGAAAAGTATGTATTCCGTGAAAATTTTCGTCGCATTTATATACTTCGCGaagtttatttttgcgaataaaaCAGTTTAACCTTTCTGCAAAGAGTTATTTTCGCCAATCTAGTATtccttttttacaattttaatttattttacgcctGTTGAGATAAGGTCGCCTTAACTAAACTGGCACATGACACAGAGGTTGACTATTACTTTAATCAATACAAACGATTAAAATCATACGTTTTGTAGTTGGTTTTAGGAAAATTCGAATTCGCATTTCCGAGAATTTTCGAGCAGACAAATTTTAATAGAAATGGTTAAAGTCTGCTTAGGCATGCAGTCCATCATTCAAAACacaatttaaataactttttgcaacatttcttttcaccacttccTTATATTAATATTATATGTACATAATATATTATACCctgttatatatttatatacccaAAATTCTACTTACAAAAATTATTGCAACTGAAACTTATGCAAATACACTTTTCACCAAACCTCAAAAAATCGTGAAGGTAAAAGAATTTTCATACAGGTCGCAAAATCACAGGATCTGGAGGAGCTAAATTTCCCATTGTATGGGGCTCCGCGCAATTTTTATTGATAAGAACCTCTATATGATGGCACCTGGTTATAGTCTAGTCTTTTTAGAGCCTATACGAAATGCATACACACTTTGCAATTATTTTCATTAATTTCATTTCTCAACATCTTCGACAAGTTTCAAATCTTGAGAATCATTCTCAAATTGACTTGATATCAAGGTAGAAGCTTCAGCAACAACTTGTCGCAGTTCATGAGAATCTAAATCATTTATCAGCAGTAGCACTGCTTTTAAAGTATTTGATTCGTTTTCATTGGAAACAGTTGCTAGGTTACCGGTCGATGGATTTGCATCGTCAGCATCCTGATTAGCATCGTCGTCATCCTGATTAGCATCAATCGAACAACTCACTCCTAAACTTAAATCGAGTTCTGTCGCGTTATGCTCAATGCATGGAATCTCATCATTCTCTGAAATAGATGGTTTCTCTTCATCATTGGAATTTAACAAGCTGATTTGCCGCAGCACATCGTCTGGTGATAACGTGTGATTTAAATCAAGTTCATCGAAAGTTGGTAGTGTTAGATCGTCCTCAAAGAGTTCACCTTTGTCCATAGCTAACCGTAGTTCATCTTCAGTCACCTCAATATTATCTATTTTCGATAAAGACGGCAAGTTTCTCAAGATTGTCTCTCTGTAATTTAATGATGTCTTTACGCAGGGATTGTCTTCAAGCCAGATAGCTTTTAACcgtgttaaatttttaagatatgTAATTTCTTTCATAGTTTGAATTTGATTTTTACGTAAATACAGTTCCTTTAGTTTTGGGCAAAATGATAAATCTTTTAACGTTAAAACGTTGTTCACGCTTAGGTTTAAGACTTCTAGATTTACCATTTGTCGTACGATAGATATATCTGAAATATTGCTCCCCCAGCAATTCAAGTTTTTAACGTGAGCTAAACATGACGCATGAGATCTCCCAAGTGACTGCTTCTCTGTGAGAGACAttctataatttaaaaaaaaaacatgaaaaattaaTGCACGACTTTTTAGCAGGCATTATATTTTCGTGCGAAACAGTTTCTTTATTAACACAATATAATAAACACCATTATACTTATTAAATCCTTAATGGAAATGTgcatttatcttttttaaacaattcgTAAAAATATATGTTCCACCAAAGTTGAAGTTGTTGAAAATAATTAGTACAA is a window encoding:
- the LOC130623444 gene encoding cilia- and flagella-associated protein 410-like; this translates as MDTKKLNRSGERQERRTPKQRMSLTEKQSLGRSHASCLAHVKNLNCWGSNISDISIVRQMVNLEVLNLSVNNVLTLKDLSFCPKLKELYLRKNQIQTMKEITYLKNLTRLKAIWLEDNPCVKTSLNYRETILRNLPSLSKIDNIEVTEDELRLAMDKGELFEDDLTLPTFDELDLNHTLSPDDVLRQISLLNSNDEEKPSISENDEIPCIEHNATELDLSLGVSCSIDANQDDDDANQDADDANPSTGNLATVSNENESNTLKAVLLLINDLDSHELRQVVAEASTLISSQFENDSQDLKLVEDVEK